TAGGAAGTTTTGCTCGCCAAACTTGAGTTTTTGAAATCCCTAGCTTTGCTGCAAGTTCAACATCACTTTCAATTCCAAATTCCGTCATGGCTCTCATCAACTCTTTAACATTTAATCGAACTGTATGTCTTTTCATATTGTCCATCTATTAGAACACCTCCTTCCATATTTTTCTTTGCGAGCTCGTATAAATAATATACTAAATATTATACTCATACGCAACAACTTAAATAAACAAAGTTGCGTGTAGGTAACTATATAATTGCGTATACGCAACATATTTGTTATAATCACATTAGTTATTATTTGAAAGGATGATTAAATAAAAATGGAAAGCAATGAGGGATACGGTGAATTTATTCAGAAGCATAGGGAATTAAGTGGATATGGCAGTCAAAGGAAACTCGCAATTAAATCCGGCATATCATCGGCAACTTTATCAAGAATTGAAAAAGAGATCCAAAGACCAACCATGAATACTCTTAGAACTTTATCTGAGTATTTAAAAAGTACTTCTTACAGTGAGCTATTAGAAGCATCAGGCTATTTAGAAGGACTAGAAGGGGAAGAACTAAATATAGTAAAAGACTTTTTTATTAAACATAATGAATTAGATAAATTATTAAATATTACTATTAATCAGTTATTAAGTTTAGGTGAATTTGATCAAATAAAAAGAATATTTAATAAATACCTCTCCGAGGAATTATTTGAATATGAAGAGAAGAGGAAATTAGCTGAAAATAATATCATGGAATTTATGGATTTTACTGATCCAGTGGAAAAAACTAAAGAGAATTTATTAGAGGAGTTCAATGCTATCATACTCTCACATAAAAACTCTGACTCTTTTAAAAATGAGAGAGAGTTTTTAGATGAAATCAGTTTATCGAATGAAGAATTAATAAAAAAATACAAACTTACAATTGATGATCATGTTCTATCCGAGGATGAAATAAAAACTATGATCGCTCTATTTCGTGCTTTAAAACAGAAAGATTAATTTCTTTAATGATTTTCATCAAACCATGGATGCCATCTACTTCTTTTCCTAATAAAATTGCAACTTTTTTTAGATCAATTGTTACTTGTTTCAATAAACCACCAAAACCTTTCATAAATGAAGTATAACTTTATTATACAGAACTTATGTTCGTATTTCAAGGATTCAAATGGTAACTTTTTAGCAGAAAAATCAAGGAGTTGAAGAATATGAAAGGACATTTTTATAAACCTCACTGTAAGTGTCCAGGGAAAAAAAAGAAAAGATGCTCTTGTGGAGCCACATGGTCTTTTATGCTAGATATAGGTAAGGACCCTGTGTCAGGAAAAAGGAAACAAAAAAAGAAAGGTGGATTCAAAACAAAAACTGAAGCAGAAGCAGCAGCAGCAATCCTTTCTGCAGAATTATCCCAGGGTACATTTATAGAAGAAAAGAATATCACTTTTGAACAATTTTCTAAGCAATGGTTAGCGGGGTATGAGTCTACTGGTAAAGTCAAAATCAGTACAATCAATCATAGAAAGTATCAAATTAGCATATTAATGCCTTGGTTTGCTAAACTAAAAATGAAAGATATCACTAAGAAAAAATACCAAGATGCATTAAATAATCTGAAGAAAAAATATTCCGATAACACTCTAGCTGTAACACACTGTACAGGTAAAATGATTTTTAACAAGGCTGTAGAAATGGATATAATAAAATCAGATCCAACACAATTCGCCCACGTACCTAAAGTTCAAAAAACAGTTGAAGAGTTAGAGAGTGAAGAAGAAACAGTCAAATATTTAGAGAAAGACGAGTTAGTAAAATTCCTTCAAACAGCAAAAAATACAGGATCATACAAAGATTATATTATTTTTAAAACTTTAGCTTATACAGGCATGAGGGCAGGAGAGTTATGCGCTTTGAAATGGAAAGATATTAACTTTGAATCTCAACAAATCAATATCACAAAAACTTACTACAATCCTACAAATAACACTAGAAAATATTATTTATTACCCCCTAAGACCAAAAGTGCAGTAAGGAAAATAGATGTAGAAATAGGTCTGTTAAGTGAAATAGATACTCACAGAAGGATTCAGAACAAAGTTAAGATGAAGCATAGGGATATTTATGATAATGAAGATTTTGTTTTTGCCAACTCAGACAAATATCCAGGATACCCAGAATATCCAAAAAACATAAGAGACCGAATGAAAAGAATCCTTAAACTTGCTTCACTCAATACAAACCTAACACCACATTCATTACGCCATACACACACATCTCTTTTAGCAGAAGCTGGGGTCAGTTTAGATATAATCATTGATCGTCTAGGACATAAAAGCGATGAAATAACAAAAAACATTTACTTACATGTAACAAAGCCTAAAAAGAAAGAAGCTTCTCAAAAATTTGATGAGTTAATGGGAAGTTTGTAAATCAACCCTATTGTTACTCAAATGTTACCCTAATTGCTTGTTAGGTAAAGAAAAGCTTTAATTTAAAGGGAGTTTACCTTGGCGTACTCTATTCACCCAATAAGGTAACCGCTCTGTATAATCATATTTACCAACAATTAAACCAGGTCTAATCGTTAACAACTTATTTCCAAGCGTGTTTTCAGCTTCTTTCTCACACATATATTTTAATGCACCATAATACTCAGGTACGAAACCTGAAATGCCACGAGTAATTCCTTCTGCTTTTTCCTTAGATAAAATTTGAACTGCATAGTTTTCGTCTATTCCTTCTGGTATCCAATCTTTATATACAGAAATACTGGAAATAAAAGTATAATAATCTGTCTGATCTGCTAAAACTTGTGTAGAATAATGAACATCTCTAGGAACATATCCACAAGTGTCAATTACAGCATCCCATTTTCGGTTTTTTAAAACATCTAACTGATGGCTCCGATCACCTATAAGATGCTCAACTTCATCAAATGTATGTTGTTGATTTCCTCGATTGAATAATGTAACCTCATGCCCTCTAGCTAACGCTTCAGAAACTAAGTGTTTGCCTATAAATCGAGTACCACCGATAATCAAAATTTTCATACAAAAACACCTCATTTCTATCGATCTTATTTCACAAGAATATGATCTATCAATCCCAGTTTTTTTGCTTCCTCTGGAAAAAAGAAACGGTCACGATCCGTAAGGTTATACATTTCCTCCACTGAAACCTTAGAACGCTCAGACATGATTTGATTCATTCTTTTCCTAGTTTCAATAATATGTTTGGCATGGATATCAATATCTGAAGCCTGACCACGAGTACCCCCTAATGGTTGGTGAAGCATAATTTCACTATTAGGAAGTGCATAACGTTTCCCTTCTTCCCCTCCTATTAGTAAAAATGCACCCATAGATGCCGCTAACCCCATACACATAGTACTAACATCAGGTTTTACATGTTGCATGGCATCAAAAATTGCCATGCCAGCTGTAACTGAACCACCGGGAGAGTTAATATACATTTGAATATCTTTTTCCGAGTTATCTGCTGACAAAAATAACAATTGAGCTACAACAGAGTTCGCAAGCTGATCGTTAATCTCACTGCCAATCATCACGATACGATCTTTCAACAGTCTTGAGTATATATCATAAGAACGTTCTCCATTTTTGCTTTGCTCAACAACATATGGAATTGTGCTCATACTTTCACCTCCTACGCTATCATCTTCAGATTCAGATTCTGGCTTTCACCAAAACCAGAAGATACTTGTTTAATAATCACTTCATTATCTTCATTTCCAACTTGCCAGCGTTTTGTTTGACTCGTATGATTTTTCTCCGTTGGAAAAGGGATTACGTTATCTTTAGGTTTTTCACTTGTCTTTTCCGCACAAATCTTACTCATTTTTGTTCATCTCCTTCTATAATGTGAGGATATAAAGCAATCATCGCTTGAAATACTTCATTAGATTCATTTTCATTTGTGTTATATTTAGAAGCTAATTTATTAATCATCTGTACATAGTCATCTATAAACTGTTTTCTCTGTTCTTCGTTTGAAAGCTTTATTGTAAAATCAAGCGTTGCACTTGGTACATGATCTGATTCATCTACAACATTCATTAATTTTATGGTATCTTGTTTCATTTGTTCAGACATTTCATAAAGATACTTTAATGAACCTTGATCCTTCATTTGCTGAATTAACTCATTGTTCATAGTCGAATCATCTGATAACACAAACTGCTCGGCAACTGTCTCATACAATACTTCCACCAAATTTCGTACATTTCGGTGTCCAGACCTTTTTATTAGTCCTACTCCTTCTAACTTTTTCATGTGATAATTCACTTTTTGAGGAGGCTCTCCTATGAGTTTGGCCACTTCACTTGATGAGCGACTTTCAATTAAATGCTGTAAAATTTCCATTTTAAATGGATGGTTTAACATTAAAATTTGATCTACATCTGTAATTAGTTTCTTCTTTGGCTTCTGTTTTAAATTCATATTCATTTCCTTTCGTAAAAATTTTATTTTTACGTTAAATTAATATTATTACGTTAATATGTAAATGTCAAATATTTAATTTTTTTCATAGAGAAAATTCGCCTATATGCGAATCCTTTAAGGCGAAGACAGAGGGTATATGCTAGCCTTTAATCAGTCAAAAGTTGTAGGTTAAATCCTCAATTTGAATATGGAAATTATTTTAACCAGATTAAAAAAGGAATAAAAAGGTAGGAGTACGTTTAAACGGTGAAAATAGGAAAAATCAAAGTTGGTGATACGATTGAGCTATTACAATTAATTATTAGAAAAAGAACCTATTAGAGGTCCTTTTTCTAACATTATCAACATTATAAGTTATTTAACACAGCCATTAATTTTCTTGTTCGTTTATTTTCTTCTATTTATCAAAACGACGTTTGCCATAAGTAATAAATGTGATTACAACTGCAACAACTGCCCATAGCGTTAGTATAATCAACTCCCTTATTATATCTCCAAACTGACCACCTTCTGTAATCGTAACCCACGCTGCAGTAAATTGCTCGCCTGGTAAATACTCAATCGCTTTTAAAATTATTTCATTATTAAACAACGGTTTAAACATGGATATCATTCCGAACACCATTAGAAATGGCATCCCAATAATTGAAGTTTCCATTACCGTTCTTGATAGTAACCCTAACATTGTTCCTACAGCAAGGTAAGTGATTAGGTTTAAAAAGATTATTAGTGCAAATATAGAAAGGGATACAATTTCAAAATCGCTCAATTTAGCACAGATCAAAATAACCAATATCGTCACTATAGCTGATAAAACACTCTTTCCAATTAATATTTCCAATGTACTTGCGGGAGACAATAATAAACCTCGTAATGTATTTTTCTCTTTTTCTTCAGCGACGATGGCAGCTTGTATGAAAGCACCTGTAATAACCAACGCAAGATTAATAGGCAGTAAATTGAATGTTGCATCCTCATCTCCAATGCGGTTTAACAACAAAGCATAAAATATTGGAAGTGCAATAGTAAATATTACATAAGAATTTTTTAATAAATCTCTATAATCCTTCATAATAATAGCATTTACTCTTTTTAATGAAAATGTCATGCTAATTCCCTCCCCGTAATTTGCACAAATATTTCTCCCAGTGTTGGTTCGTTTGAATGAATCGAAACTACCTCTCCAGATTTCATATATTGGTATATAGCCTCTGCTCCTTTTTCATCCTTGTTTACAACAATACTTTGATTGTCTTTCAGCAGCAAGGTAACGGAAGTATCCATATATTGTATTCTTAAATTTCGAGGTGTGTCGAGTTGTTTTATTTCCCCTTGATGTAAAAATGCAACTCGATCACAGAGCTGTTCAGCTTCCATCATATCATGTGTTGTCAAAAAGATGGTGGTGCCTTGTTTATTTAACTGTCTTAACCCATCATGAATATGTTTTGTATTTACGGGGTCTAACGATGAAGTAGGCTCATCTAAAAATAAAAGGTCAGGTTTGTGAAGCATTGCTCTTGCTAATGTAATTCTTTGTTTCATTCCTTTTGAAAGTTTTTTTACTTGTGTTTTTGTTTCATTTTGTAAATTCACTACTTCTAAAATTTTATTGATTTGCTTTTTGTTTACATCATATAACTGTGAGTAAAGCAACAAATTATCATAAACTGTAAGGCGTTCATACAACCCACTATTATCTGTTAAAATACCAATTTTTTTCATAAAGGAAGGGTCTTTTTGTTTTTTCAATGGTTGATCAAAAACTTTGATTTCCCCTGTTGTTTGAATTAGCTGTGAAGTTAACATTTTAATTGTAGTTGTTTTTCCCGATCCACTCGGACCTAAAAAACCAAATGTTTCTCCTTTTTGCACTTTAAATGATACATTTTTTAAAGCCATTTTATTCCCAAATGATTTACTTAAATTTTTGACTTCTATAATGTTATTCATCGTTCTAAACTCCTTTTCTTTTATTTGTAACTAAGCTGCTGCTTGAATCGCT
The window above is part of the Chengkuizengella sp. SCS-71B genome. Proteins encoded here:
- a CDS encoding helix-turn-helix transcriptional regulator → MESNEGYGEFIQKHRELSGYGSQRKLAIKSGISSATLSRIEKEIQRPTMNTLRTLSEYLKSTSYSELLEASGYLEGLEGEELNIVKDFFIKHNELDKLLNITINQLLSLGEFDQIKRIFNKYLSEELFEYEEKRKLAENNIMEFMDFTDPVEKTKENLLEEFNAIILSHKNSDSFKNEREFLDEISLSNEELIKKYKLTIDDHVLSEDEIKTMIALFRALKQKD
- a CDS encoding helix-turn-helix domain-containing protein; protein product: MNLKQKPKKKLITDVDQILMLNHPFKMEILQHLIESRSSSEVAKLIGEPPQKVNYHMKKLEGVGLIKRSGHRNVRNLVEVLYETVAEQFVLSDDSTMNNELIQQMKDQGSLKYLYEMSEQMKQDTIKLMNVVDESDHVPSATLDFTIKLSNEEQRKQFIDDYVQMINKLASKYNTNENESNEVFQAMIALYPHIIEGDEQK
- a CDS encoding NAD-dependent epimerase/dehydratase family protein: MKILIIGGTRFIGKHLVSEALARGHEVTLFNRGNQQHTFDEVEHLIGDRSHQLDVLKNRKWDAVIDTCGYVPRDVHYSTQVLADQTDYYTFISSISVYKDWIPEGIDENYAVQILSKEKAEGITRGISGFVPEYYGALKYMCEKEAENTLGNKLLTIRPGLIVGKYDYTERLPYWVNRVRQGKLPLN
- a CDS encoding ABC transporter permease, translating into MTFSLKRVNAIIMKDYRDLLKNSYVIFTIALPIFYALLLNRIGDEDATFNLLPINLALVITGAFIQAAIVAEEKEKNTLRGLLLSPASTLEILIGKSVLSAIVTILVILICAKLSDFEIVSLSIFALIIFLNLITYLAVGTMLGLLSRTVMETSIIGMPFLMVFGMISMFKPLFNNEIILKAIEYLPGEQFTAAWVTITEGGQFGDIIRELIILTLWAVVAVVITFITYGKRRFDK
- a CDS encoding ATP-dependent Clp protease proteolytic subunit, encoding MSTIPYVVEQSKNGERSYDIYSRLLKDRIVMIGSEINDQLANSVVAQLLFLSADNSEKDIQMYINSPGGSVTAGMAIFDAMQHVKPDVSTMCMGLAASMGAFLLIGGEEGKRYALPNSEIMLHQPLGGTRGQASDIDIHAKHIIETRKRMNQIMSERSKVSVEEMYNLTDRDRFFFPEEAKKLGLIDHILVK
- a CDS encoding ABC transporter ATP-binding protein; protein product: MNNIIEVKNLSKSFGNKMALKNVSFKVQKGETFGFLGPSGSGKTTTIKMLTSQLIQTTGEIKVFDQPLKKQKDPSFMKKIGILTDNSGLYERLTVYDNLLLYSQLYDVNKKQINKILEVVNLQNETKTQVKKLSKGMKQRITLARAMLHKPDLLFLDEPTSSLDPVNTKHIHDGLRQLNKQGTTIFLTTHDMMEAEQLCDRVAFLHQGEIKQLDTPRNLRIQYMDTSVTLLLKDNQSIVVNKDEKGAEAIYQYMKSGEVVSIHSNEPTLGEIFVQITGRELA
- a CDS encoding site-specific integrase, giving the protein MKGHFYKPHCKCPGKKKKRCSCGATWSFMLDIGKDPVSGKRKQKKKGGFKTKTEAEAAAAILSAELSQGTFIEEKNITFEQFSKQWLAGYESTGKVKISTINHRKYQISILMPWFAKLKMKDITKKKYQDALNNLKKKYSDNTLAVTHCTGKMIFNKAVEMDIIKSDPTQFAHVPKVQKTVEELESEEETVKYLEKDELVKFLQTAKNTGSYKDYIIFKTLAYTGMRAGELCALKWKDINFESQQINITKTYYNPTNNTRKYYLLPPKTKSAVRKIDVEIGLLSEIDTHRRIQNKVKMKHRDIYDNEDFVFANSDKYPGYPEYPKNIRDRMKRILKLASLNTNLTPHSLRHTHTSLLAEAGVSLDIIIDRLGHKSDEITKNIYLHVTKPKKKEASQKFDELMGSL